A genomic stretch from Perognathus longimembris pacificus isolate PPM17 chromosome 5, ASM2315922v1, whole genome shotgun sequence includes:
- the Cryzl1 gene encoding quinone oxidoreductase-like protein 1 isoform X2 → MKMEKDFFPVGREVAGIVLDVGSKVSFFQPDDEVVGILPLDSEDPGLCEVVRVHEHYLVHKPEKVTWTEAAGTIRDGVRAYTALHYLSHLSPGKSVLIMDGASAFGTIAIQLAHHRGAKVISTARSLEDKQCLERLRPSVARVIDVSNGKVHVAESCLEETGGLGVDIVLDAGVRLYSKDDEPAVKLQLLPHKHDIITLLGVGGHWITTEENLQLDPPDSHCLFLKGATVAFLNDEVWNLSNIQQGKYLCILKDVMEKLSSGVFRPQLDEPIPLYEAKVSMEVVQKNQGRKKQVVQF, encoded by the exons atgaaaatggaaaaggatTTCTTTCCTGTTGGGAGAGAAGTTGCTGGAATTGTGTTAGATG TTGGAAGCAAGGTATCGTTCTTTCAACCAGATGATGAAGTAGTTG GAATTTTGCCCCTGGATTCTGAAGACCCGGGACTTTGTGAAGTTGTGAGAGTCCATGAGCATTACTTAG TCCATAAGCCAGAGAAGGTTACGTGGACAGAAGCAGCTGGGACCATTCGGGATGGAGTACGAGCCTATACAGCCCTACATTATCTTTCTCATCTCTCTCCTGGAAAATCAGTCCTGATAATGGATGGAGCAAGT GCGTTTGGCACAATAGCAATTCAGTTAGCCCACCACAGAGGAGCGAAGGTGATTTCAACAGCACGCAGCTTGGAAGACAAGCAATGCCTTGAAAGACTTAGACCTTCTGTAG CCCGAGTGATCGATGTATCTAATGGGAAAGTCCATGTTGCCGAAAGCTGTTTGGAAGAAACAGGTGGCCTGGGAGTAGATATTGTCCTGGATGCTGGAG TGAGGTTATATAGTAAAGATGATGAGCCAGCAGTGAAATTACAACTTCTACCACATAAACATGATATCATCACACTTCTTGGTGTTGGAGGCCATTGGATAACGACAGAAGAAAACCTCCAG CTGGATCCTCCAGATAGCCACTGCCTCTTCCTCAAGGGAGCAACAGTGGCCTTCCTTAATGACGAAGTTTGGAATCTGTCAAATATACAGCAAGGAAAATATCTAT GTATCTTAAAGGATGTGATGGAGAAGTTGTCATCTGGTGTTTTTAG acctcagttggATGAACCCATTCCATTGTATGAGGCAAAAGTTTCCATGGAAGTTGTTCAGAaaaatcaaggaagaaaaaagcaagtggttcagttttaa